GAACATGGGCTCTTGTGAGAAGTTCACTGCGATCCAGTTCCCAGACCAAGCAGGCTTCGACAACGTTCGTGCTTCGCACATCTGGAACATCAAAGTGGATCCAATCGCGAAGACTCTGAACCCGCCAGAAGGCAAGCCACGTACTTCTGACGTGAAGGGTTGGACTGTAGCGAAAGACGAAGACAACCACGCTTACCTTGATTTGATGTGGACCTGTGCTCGTACTTCTTCACAGGACATCACGGTTCTGAACGGTAAAGGCTGTCACTCTCAGTTCCAGTCTGAGTTGGATGAAGGCTTGCACTTCGAAGACCAGAAAGAGATCTACGGTGAAGTAATGGAATGGCAGGGTCCGGTACAGGAGCTGCACGCCAAAGTTATTAACCAGATCGCTCGCATTGACGAACTGATGAACATCACTCGCCTGTCTATCTCTGAGAAAGCCAGCGTAATGATGATGGTAGACAAAGCTCGCCAGAACGTTGCTCTGATTGAGAAAGACGGTTCTTGGGGTGTTCACGGTCCTGCCATGGCGAAACGCCTGATGAACGAAGCGTGGATCTTTGTACAAGATGCTCAGCAGACCATGGACAACGCTGGTTACGACAAGTCGTAATTAGTTAATCCAGATAACCCCGGCGCTTCGGCGCTGGGGCTTTTCGAGAAGATACCATGCGTACATTGATTGCAATTTTATTCACCTGTTTAAGCATTTTGCCTGTTTCGGCCTTGGCCGGCAGTGGTGATGATATGGCGCCAGCGCAAGCGTACCGCTTAACCCTCGATTTCATCACCATGCAGGAAGCGGAAAGCTTGGTGGGTCAAGAAGGCGTTTACTTCTATGACGTCAACACACTGGAGTTATGGGCCGAAGGCTTTATCCCTGGTGCGGTGCACTTTTTTGTAGAGGATTGGAAGTCTCTATTACCCGAAGACAAGGATGCTCACCTTATTTTTTACTGCGCAAACCGTCTGTGTAACGCCAGTGAAATCGCAGCGTATTCTGTGATGAAACTT
The genomic region above belongs to Ferrimonas lipolytica and contains:
- a CDS encoding rhodanese-like domain-containing protein, which codes for MRTLIAILFTCLSILPVSALAGSGDDMAPAQAYRLTLDFITMQEAESLVGQEGVYFYDVNTLELWAEGFIPGAVHFFVEDWKSLLPEDKDAHLIFYCANRLCNASEIAAYSVMKLGYTHVRQMPDGIFGWRMSGRPTEQP